CGACATCGGCAAGGCCCTCGCCGCCGGTGCCGACACGGTGATGCTGGGCAGCCTCCTCGCGGGCTGCGAGGAGTCGCCGGGTGAGCTGCTGTTCATCAACGGCAAGCAGTTCAAGTCGTACCGCGGCATGGGCTCGCTGGGCGCCATGCAGTCCCGCGGCCAGGCCAGGTCCTACTCCAAGGACCGCTACTTCCAGGCCGAGGTGGCGTCCGACGACAAGCTCGTGCCCGAGGGCGTCGAGGGCCAGGTGCCCTACCGCGGCCCGCTGTCCAACGTGCTGCACCAGCTCGTCGGCGGCCTGCGCCAGACCATGGGTTACGTGGGCGCCGCCACCATCGCGGAGATGGAGTCCAAGGGCCGCTTCGTGCGGATCACCTCGGCGGGCCTCAAGGAGAGCCACCCGCACGACATCCAGATGACGGTCGAGGCGCCGAACTACAGCGCCAAGTAACCACCAGCCCGCACCGAAGGCGGCCCCGGGACATCCGGGGCCGCCTTTGTCGTACCCGTCGGCGATACTGGAAGGCGCTGAAACGCATCAGGGAAAGGCCACAGACGTGACTGAGATCGAGATCGGGCGCGGCAAGCGCGGCCGCCGGGCGTACGCCTTCGACGACATCGCCGTCGTCCCCAGCCGCCGTACGCGGGACCCGAAGGAGGTCTCGATCGCCTGGCAGATCGACGCCTACCGCTTCGAGCTGCCCTTCCTGGCCGCCCCCATGGACTCCGTGGTCTCCCCGGCCACGGCGATCCGCATCGGCGAGCTGGGCGGCCTCGGCGTCCTCAACCTCGAGGGCCTGTGGACCCGGTACGAGGACCCGCAGCCGCTGCTGGACGAGATCGCCGAGCTGCCGGCCGAGCGCGCCACCCGCCGCCTCCAGGAGATCTACGCGGCGCCCATCAAGGAGGAGCTGATCGGCGCCCGCATCAAGGAGGTGCGCGACTCCGGCGTGGTCACGGCGGCCGCGCTCTCCCCGCAGCGCACCGCCCAGTTCTCCAAGGCGGTCGTGGACGCCGGCGTGGACATCTTCGTCATCCGCGGCACCACGGTCTCCGCGGAGCACGTCTCGTCCTCGCACGAGCCGCTGAACCTGAAGCAGTTCATCTACGAGCTGGACGTCCCGGTGATCGTCGGCGGCTGCGCCACCTACACCGCCGCGCTGCACCTGATGCGCACCGGCGCGGCCGGTGTGCTGGTCGGCTTCGGCGGCGGCGCCGCGCACACCACGCGCAACGTGCTGGGCATCCAGGTCCCGATGGCCACGGCCGTCGCGGACGTGGCCGCGGCCCGCCGCGACTACATGGACGAGTCCGGCGGCCGGTACGTGCACGTCATCGCGGACGGCGGCGTCGGCTGGTCCGGCGACCTGCCCAAGGCGATCGCCTGCGGCGCCGACGCGGTGATGATGGGCTCCCCGCTGGCCCGCGCCACGGACGCGCCCGGCAAGGGCCACCACTGGGGCATGGAGGCGGTCAACGAGGAGCTGCCCCGCGGCAAGAAGGTCGACCTCGGCACCGTCGGCACCATCGAGGAGGTGCTCACCGGCCCGTCCCACACCCCGGACGGCTCGATGAACCTCTTCGGCGCCCTGCGCCGCGCGATGGCCACCACCGGCTACAGCGAGCTCAAGGAGTTCCAGCGGGTCGAGGTGACGGTCGCGGACAGCCAGCACAAGCGCTGACCCGGCGCCGCACGGCTCCGTACGATGGCAGGGGCCCGGTCACCGACGCGGTGGCCGGGCCCCTGCCGTGCGTCCTACAGCGCGGACTTCTTGGCGGCCGAGAACGAGGCGAAGCCGGCGATGGCGAAGAAGACGAAGGTGAGCAGGTCGGCGTCCTCCTTCCAGGCCCTCTGGACCACGTCGAAGTGGTCGAAGAAGACCTGGGAGAAGCCGAGGCCGGTCTCCTTGGCCCCGATCATGGCCTCGCCCACCAGCTGGCCGAAGTAGACCGCGACGAGCGCCAGCACCACGGAGGCGACCGGCAGGACGGGGTTGCGGCCGCCCGCCTTGCCCGCGGCGAGGCCGATGACGAAGCCGACGCCCACGGCCGCGTAGCCGATCTCGTGCTTGGTGGCGCCGATGACGGCGCCGTAGAGCGCGGCGGCGACCACGGCGGCGACGGCCGCGGCGACCAGGCCGACGACCAGGTTGTCGCGGACCGGCGCGGGCGCGGCGGGGGCGGCCGGCCCGGCGGGCGGCGCCATCGGCGCGG
This Streptomyces misionensis DNA region includes the following protein-coding sequences:
- a CDS encoding GuaB3 family IMP dehydrogenase-related protein gives rise to the protein MTEIEIGRGKRGRRAYAFDDIAVVPSRRTRDPKEVSIAWQIDAYRFELPFLAAPMDSVVSPATAIRIGELGGLGVLNLEGLWTRYEDPQPLLDEIAELPAERATRRLQEIYAAPIKEELIGARIKEVRDSGVVTAAALSPQRTAQFSKAVVDAGVDIFVIRGTTVSAEHVSSSHEPLNLKQFIYELDVPVIVGGCATYTAALHLMRTGAAGVLVGFGGGAAHTTRNVLGIQVPMATAVADVAAARRDYMDESGGRYVHVIADGGVGWSGDLPKAIACGADAVMMGSPLARATDAPGKGHHWGMEAVNEELPRGKKVDLGTVGTIEEVLTGPSHTPDGSMNLFGALRRAMATTGYSELKEFQRVEVTVADSQHKR